A stretch of Canis lupus familiaris isolate Mischka breed German Shepherd chromosome 11, alternate assembly UU_Cfam_GSD_1.0, whole genome shotgun sequence DNA encodes these proteins:
- the LOC119876779 gene encoding cyclin-I2-like, producing the protein MVAPSGARRRSPPWEWSNGAGFAGDVCQRSPKHRPGALETAAPRARAGSAQAHSALAPPRPRASRFLGLRSCACAEAFRVRLLGRPAEAAPAQCCRSAALLIWPAVGRGHLATYHRLTEGGAPGSHVPQRTQGCGPRPRRRPGAAVPAAALQARTPAAAVRPGRPPGRAPAGRPPAAGPGSRGAPVAGRPPPGSGPRGGGLPGARSPPSPRAHATRPGSTCVRAQVRRTPGAGTFPRCGLSTRPEAGIVGPSRRRGVEIRHTVRELVLWLLEVKNIFHFSQTTFNLALTTFSRLLVSLKMRERILQCVMITSLRLAAKVNEEEELIPRVKDFLKHYGSGYSPNELLRMELAILDKLHWDLYIGTPLDFLTIVSTRGWQSPL; encoded by the exons ATGGTGGCTCCCTCCGGTGCCCGGCGGAGGTCCCCGCCCTGGGAGTGGTCCAACGGCGCCGGGTTCGCGGGAGACGTTTGTCAGAGATCGCCGAAACACCGCCCGGGCGCTCTCGAGACTGCGGCTCCTCGGGCGAGAGCAGGCAGTGCGCAAGCGCACTccgcgctcgccccgccccgtccccggGCCTCTCGCTTCCTCGGCCTCCGGAGTTGCGCCTGCGCGGAGGCTTTCCGAGTCCGTCTCCTAGGACGCCCGGCTGAGGCCGCGCCTGCGCAGTGCTGCCGGTCGGCCGCTTTATTAATCTGGCCCGCAGTGGGGCGGGGGCACCTGGCTACCTACCACCGGTTGACCGAGGGAGGCGCACCTGGATCGCACG TCCCCCAGAGGACCCAGGGCTGCGGCCCCCGCCCTCGGCGCCGCCCCGGGGCCGCAGTCCCCGCGGCAGCCCTTCAGGCCCGCACCCCTGCCGCTGCAGTGCGACCGGGGAGGCCCCCTGGACGAGCGCCGGCTGGTCGCCCACCTGCAGCTGGCCCTGGGTCGCGAGGCGCGCCTGTGGCGGGGCGGCCACCCCCAGGTAGCGGGCCCCGCGGCGGGGGCCTCCCGGGAGCACGttcacccccctccccgcgcgcgcACGCGACGCGGCCGGGCTCCACCTGTGTCCGCGCGCAGGTGAGACGCACCCCGGGTGCCGGGACCTTCCCCAGGTGCGGGCTGAGCACGAGGCCCGAGGCGGGAATCGTGGGCCCCTCTCGCAGAAGAGGA GTCGAGATCCGCCACACGGTCCGGGAACTCGTGTTGTGGCTCCTGGAGGTTAAGAACATTTTTCACTTCTCCCAGACCACGTTTAATCTGGCTCTCACTACCTTCAGCCGCCTCCTGGTTTCGCTAAAG atgagagagagaatactcCAATGTGTCATGATTACTTCCTTGAGACTCGCTGCCAAAGTTAATGAAGAAGAGGAG ttaaTTCCACGCGTAAAAGACTTCTTAAAGCACTATGGCTCTGGCTATAGCCCGAATGAGCTGCTGAGGATGGAGCTGGCTATTTTGGACAAACTGCACTGGGACCTCTATATTGGGACGCCGCTGGACTTCTTGACCATAGTAAGTACGAGGGGTTGGCAGAGTCCACTCTAG